From the Fulvia fulva chromosome 2, complete sequence genome, one window contains:
- a CDS encoding Dual specificity protein phosphatase 1 gives MGWVDEAPRAGGLYIGGLHALYQRQDLFRDARITHILSVLDYDLYETGHFKDYTTMQVRLDDDPNENIVARFPDTNNFIDTAIKAGGRVFVHCAMGKSRSATIICAYLMWKFGVSPDEALSQLQEGRGVADPNPGFWEQLEVYDTMLKVEDPAEAKRVYDEWLKTRYTGDWCTRDRRRQAAAKL, from the coding sequence ATGGGTTGGGTAGACGAAGCTCCAAGAGCCGGTGGCCTCTACATTGGAGGCCTACATGCATTGTACCAACGCCAGGATTTGTTCCGCGACGCTAGAATCACTCACATCCTGTCCGTGCTCGACTACGACCTCTACGAGACTGGTCATTTCAAGGACTATACTACCATGCAAGTTCGGTTAGACGACGATCCGAATGAGAACATAGTAGCGCGCTTTCCGGATACAAACAACTTCATCGACACCGCGATCAAAGCTGGTGGCAGGGTGTTTGTTCATTGTGCTATGGGCAAATCGAGATCGGCTACTATCATCTGTGCTTATCTTATGTGGAAGTTTGGCGTGTCTCCTGACGAGGCACTTTCACAGCTTCAGGAAGGGCGCGGAGTCGCAGACCCAAATCCTGGCTTCTGGGAGCAGCTCGAGGTATATGATACCATGCTGAAGGTCGAGGATCCTGCCGAAGCCAAGCGAGTCTACGACGAGTGGTTGAAAACACGTTACACTGGCGATTGGTGCACGCGAGACCGGAGGCGACAGGCAGCAGCGAAGCTTTGA